In Mastomys coucha isolate ucsf_1 unplaced genomic scaffold, UCSF_Mcou_1 pScaffold20, whole genome shotgun sequence, one DNA window encodes the following:
- the Cdca3 gene encoding cell division cycle-associated protein 3 has translation MGSTQSVSGTPARPLPRNKHVARVADPRSPSAGIQRTPIQVESSPQPSLPAEQLNSLKQAQDPDPRSPTLGIARTPMKISGPDPQCSLVKELSEAFEAEASESISSPEPARPQETPLTSELDLPSDPQLSLEDQLLPWSQTELDCKQVFTKEEAKQSTETAVASQNSDKPSRDPDTPQSSGSKRSRRKANSRALGRSPLTILQDDNSPGTLTLRQGKRPSALSENVKDLKEGVILGPGRFLKAGGGAREQSQDQDKENQHFALMES, from the exons ATGGGTTCTACTCAGAGCGTCTCAGGCACTCCAGCACGGCCTCTGCCACGCAACAAGCATGTGGCTCGAGTAGCAGACCCTCGTTCACCTAGTGCTGGCATCCAGCGCACTCCTATTCAG GTGGAGAGCTCTCCACAGCCAAGCCTACCAGCAGAACAACTGAACAGTCTCAAACAGGCACAAGACCCAGATCCCCGCTCTCCTACTCTTGGCATTGCACGGACACCCATGAAGATCAGTGGTCCAG ACCCTCAGTGCTCACTGGTGAAAGAGCTGAGCGAAGCGTTTGAGGCCGAAGCATCGGAATCGATCTCCTCCCCAGAGCCTGCTCGGCCCCAGGAAACCCCTTTAACTTCTGAACTAGACCTGCCTTCGGATCCTCAGTTATCCCTGGAGGACCAGTTGCTGCCTTGGAGCCAGACTGAACTCGATTGCAAACAGGTGTTTACCAAGGAGGAGGCCAAACAATCCACAGAAACCGCAGTGGCCAGCCAGAACTCAGACAAGCCCTCCAGAGACCCAGACACTCCTCAGTCCTCAG GTTCCAAGCGCAGCAGGCGGAAAGCAAACAGCAGGGCTCTAGGGAGGTCCCCTCTCACCATCCTGCAGGATGACAACTCCCCTGGGACCTTGACACTGCGGCAG GGTAAGCGGCCTTCTGCCCTAAGTGAAAACGTTAAGGACCTAAAGGAAGGAGTCATTCTTGGACCTGGAAGGTTTCTGAAAGCTGGAGGAGGAGCTCGGGAGCAAAGCCAGGACCAGGACAAGGAGAATCAGCATTTTGCTTTGATGGAGAGCTAG
- the Gnb3 gene encoding guanine nucleotide-binding protein G(I)/G(S)/G(T) subunit beta-3 isoform X1 gives MGEMEQLRQEAEQLKKQIADARKACADITLAELVSGLEVVGRVQMRTRRTLRGHLAKIYAMHWATDSKLLVSASQDGKLIVWDTYTTNKVHAIPLRSSWVMTCAYAPSGNFVACGGLDNMCSIYSLKSREGNVKVSRELSAHTGYLSCCRFLDDNNIVTSSGDTTCALWDIETGQQKTVFVGHTGDCMSLAVSPDYKLFISGACDASAKLWDVREGTCRQTFTGHESDINAICFFPNGEAICTGSDDASCRLFDLRADQELTAYSHESIICGITSVAFSLSGRLLFAGYDDFNCNVWDSLKCERVGILSGHDNRVSCLGVTADGMAVATGSWDSFLKIWN, from the exons CTTGTGTCTGGCCTGGAGGTGGTGGGACGAGTCCAGATGCGGACCCGGAGGACATTAAGGGGACACCTGGCCAAGATCTATGCCATGCACTGGGCCACCGACTCTAA GCTGCTGGTAAGTGCCTCGCAGGATGGGAAGCTGATCGTGTGGGACACTTACACCACCAATAAG GTGCATGCTATCCCACTGCGGTCCTCCTGGGTCATGACCTGTGCCTATGCACCATCAGGGAACTTTGTGGCATGTGGGGGGCTGGACAACATGTGCTCAATCTACAGCCTCAAATCCCGTGAGGGCAATGTCAAGGTCAGCCGGGAACTCTCTGCTCACACAG GTTATCTCTCCTGTTGCCGCTTCCTGGATGACAACAACATTGTGACTAGCTCTGGGGACACCACGTG TGCCTTGTGGGACATTGAGACAGggcagcagaagacagtgtttgtGGGACACACTGGTGACTGCATGAGCCTGGCTGTGTCCCCAGACTACAAACTCTTCATTTCGGGAGCTTGTGATGCTAGCGCCAAGCTCTGGGATGTGAGGGAAGGGACCTGTCGTCAGACTTTCACTGGCCATGAATCAGACATCAATGCCATCTGT TTCTTTCCCAATGGGGAGGCCATCTGCACTGGCTCAGATGACGCCTCCTGCCGCCTCTTTGACCTGAGGGCCGACCAGGAACTGACGGCCTACTCCCACGAGAGCATCATCTGCGGCATCACTTCTGTAGCCTTCTCGCTCAGTGGTCGCCTGCTCTTCGCAGGCTATGATGACTTCAACTGCAATGTCTGGGACTCTCTGAAGTGCGAGCGTGTAG gcATACTCTCTGGCCATGACAACAGAGTCAGCTGCTTGGGGGTCACAGCTGACGGGATGGCTGTGGCCACTGGTTCCTGGGACAGCTTCCTCAAAATCTGGAACTGA
- the Gnb3 gene encoding guanine nucleotide-binding protein G(I)/G(S)/G(T) subunit beta-3 isoform X2, whose amino-acid sequence MRTRRTLRGHLAKIYAMHWATDSKLLVSASQDGKLIVWDTYTTNKVHAIPLRSSWVMTCAYAPSGNFVACGGLDNMCSIYSLKSREGNVKVSRELSAHTGYLSCCRFLDDNNIVTSSGDTTCALWDIETGQQKTVFVGHTGDCMSLAVSPDYKLFISGACDASAKLWDVREGTCRQTFTGHESDINAICFFPNGEAICTGSDDASCRLFDLRADQELTAYSHESIICGITSVAFSLSGRLLFAGYDDFNCNVWDSLKCERVGILSGHDNRVSCLGVTADGMAVATGSWDSFLKIWN is encoded by the exons ATGCGGACCCGGAGGACATTAAGGGGACACCTGGCCAAGATCTATGCCATGCACTGGGCCACCGACTCTAA GCTGCTGGTAAGTGCCTCGCAGGATGGGAAGCTGATCGTGTGGGACACTTACACCACCAATAAG GTGCATGCTATCCCACTGCGGTCCTCCTGGGTCATGACCTGTGCCTATGCACCATCAGGGAACTTTGTGGCATGTGGGGGGCTGGACAACATGTGCTCAATCTACAGCCTCAAATCCCGTGAGGGCAATGTCAAGGTCAGCCGGGAACTCTCTGCTCACACAG GTTATCTCTCCTGTTGCCGCTTCCTGGATGACAACAACATTGTGACTAGCTCTGGGGACACCACGTG TGCCTTGTGGGACATTGAGACAGggcagcagaagacagtgtttgtGGGACACACTGGTGACTGCATGAGCCTGGCTGTGTCCCCAGACTACAAACTCTTCATTTCGGGAGCTTGTGATGCTAGCGCCAAGCTCTGGGATGTGAGGGAAGGGACCTGTCGTCAGACTTTCACTGGCCATGAATCAGACATCAATGCCATCTGT TTCTTTCCCAATGGGGAGGCCATCTGCACTGGCTCAGATGACGCCTCCTGCCGCCTCTTTGACCTGAGGGCCGACCAGGAACTGACGGCCTACTCCCACGAGAGCATCATCTGCGGCATCACTTCTGTAGCCTTCTCGCTCAGTGGTCGCCTGCTCTTCGCAGGCTATGATGACTTCAACTGCAATGTCTGGGACTCTCTGAAGTGCGAGCGTGTAG gcATACTCTCTGGCCATGACAACAGAGTCAGCTGCTTGGGGGTCACAGCTGACGGGATGGCTGTGGCCACTGGTTCCTGGGACAGCTTCCTCAAAATCTGGAACTGA